A single Paraburkholderia sp. FT54 DNA region contains:
- a CDS encoding Trm112 family protein translates to MDARLLEILVCPICKGPLSYDRAAQELICNADKLAYPIRDGIPVMLVDEARQTVEGTPVDLNPGSVA, encoded by the coding sequence GTGGACGCTCGCCTGCTTGAAATTCTCGTCTGCCCGATCTGCAAGGGCCCGCTCAGCTACGACCGCGCCGCGCAGGAGCTGATCTGCAACGCGGACAAGCTGGCCTATCCGATTCGCGACGGCATTCCCGTCATGCTGGTCGACGAAGCGCGGCAGACCGTAGAAGGCACGCCGGTGGATCTGAATCCGGGCTCTGTGGCCTGA
- the lpxK gene encoding tetraacyldisaccharide 4'-kinase: MSEVSNRLEARLAREWQQRGPLAWALTPLACVFGAIAAARRAAFSFGWLKSVRIGVPVVVVGNVTVGGTGKTPTVIALVEALRAAGFKPGVVSRGYGARVKMPTRVTPASAASVGGDEPLLIARRTGAPVWVCPDRVAAARALCAAHREVDVIVSDDGLQHYRLERDAELVVFDHRLGGNGFLLPAGPLREPLSRRRDATLINDPYARTLPAWPNTFALQLAPADAWHLDNPALRRPLAQFSGDRVLAAAGIGAPERFFATLRAAGLTPATRALPDHYAFERNPFIDVDADAILITEKDAVKLGSWHDARIWVVPVEAALDHRLIALVVEKVRGRSPA, from the coding sequence ATGAGCGAAGTCAGCAACCGTCTCGAAGCACGCCTTGCGCGCGAATGGCAGCAGCGCGGTCCGCTCGCCTGGGCGCTGACGCCGCTTGCCTGCGTGTTCGGCGCGATCGCCGCCGCGCGCCGCGCCGCCTTTTCGTTCGGCTGGTTGAAATCGGTGCGCATCGGCGTGCCCGTGGTGGTGGTCGGCAATGTGACCGTCGGCGGCACCGGCAAGACGCCGACCGTGATCGCGCTGGTCGAGGCGTTACGCGCCGCGGGCTTCAAACCCGGCGTGGTGTCGCGCGGCTACGGTGCGCGCGTGAAGATGCCGACGCGGGTCACGCCCGCTTCGGCGGCGAGCGTCGGCGGCGACGAACCGCTGCTGATCGCCCGACGCACCGGCGCGCCAGTCTGGGTCTGTCCGGATCGCGTGGCGGCCGCACGGGCGCTGTGCGCCGCGCACCGCGAAGTCGACGTGATCGTGAGCGACGACGGCTTGCAGCATTACCGGCTCGAACGCGACGCCGAACTCGTCGTGTTCGACCACCGGCTCGGCGGCAACGGTTTTCTGCTGCCGGCCGGCCCGCTCCGTGAGCCGCTGTCGCGCCGCCGCGACGCAACGCTCATCAACGACCCTTACGCGCGCACGCTGCCCGCATGGCCGAACACCTTCGCATTGCAACTCGCGCCCGCCGACGCGTGGCATCTCGACAATCCCGCGTTGCGTCGGCCGCTCGCGCAATTCAGCGGAGACCGCGTGCTGGCCGCGGCCGGCATCGGCGCGCCGGAGCGCTTCTTCGCTACACTGCGCGCCGCCGGCCTCACGCCCGCCACCCGCGCGCTGCCGGATCACTACGCGTTCGAGCGCAATCCGTTTATCGACGTGGACGCCGACGCCATCCTGATAACGGAAAAGGATGCGGTAAAATTAGGGTCCTGGCACGACGCGCGCATCTGGGTTGTCCCGGTCGAAGCCGCGCTCGATCATCGCCTCATTGCATTAGTTGTGGAGAAAGTCCGTGGACGCTCGCCTGCTTGA
- the xseA gene encoding exodeoxyribonuclease VII large subunit: MNPESPFSSSATPGGEVVVPVSALNRAIGTMLERSFPLVWVAGEVSNFTRAASGHWYFSIKDAQAQMRCVMFRGRAQYAEFTPREGDRIEVRALVTMYEPRGELQLNVEAVRRTGQGRLYEAFLRLKAQLEAEGLFAAERKRALPSHPRTIGIVTSLQAAALRDVLTTLSRRAPHIPVIVYPAPVQGVGVSGKLAAMVDAANARREVDVLIVCRGGGSIEDLWAFNEEVLARAIAESAIPVVSGVGHETDFTIADFAADVRAPTPTGAAELVSPQRVLLLRELDHRHATLARGFGRMMERRAQQLDWLARRLVSPAERLARQRTHLQQLSVRLASAGARPVRDARARFSLLQMRWQRWRPDLAGHQAKLGNLSQRLDAALLRQHERQTARIDTLAARLEVLSPQRTLERGYAAVLDAQSGRAVRAPSSLKPGRRLTVHLAEGAADIALADVQPRLTDGF; the protein is encoded by the coding sequence ATGAATCCCGAAAGCCCTTTTTCCTCGTCGGCGACGCCCGGCGGTGAGGTCGTCGTTCCCGTTTCGGCGCTCAATCGCGCGATCGGTACGATGCTCGAACGTTCGTTTCCGCTCGTCTGGGTCGCCGGCGAAGTGTCGAATTTCACGCGTGCCGCGAGCGGCCACTGGTATTTCTCCATCAAGGACGCGCAGGCGCAAATGCGTTGCGTAATGTTCCGCGGGCGGGCGCAATACGCCGAATTCACGCCGCGCGAAGGCGACCGCATCGAAGTGCGCGCGCTGGTGACGATGTACGAGCCGCGCGGCGAACTGCAACTGAATGTGGAAGCGGTGCGGCGCACCGGGCAGGGACGTCTCTACGAAGCGTTCCTCAGGCTGAAAGCGCAACTCGAAGCCGAAGGTCTCTTTGCCGCTGAACGAAAACGCGCGTTGCCGTCGCATCCCCGGACAATTGGCATTGTGACGTCGTTGCAGGCCGCCGCCTTGCGCGACGTCCTGACCACACTGTCGCGGCGCGCACCGCACATTCCGGTGATCGTTTATCCGGCGCCGGTGCAGGGCGTGGGCGTGAGTGGCAAGCTCGCCGCGATGGTCGACGCCGCCAACGCGCGGCGCGAAGTCGATGTGCTGATCGTGTGCCGCGGCGGCGGCTCGATCGAAGACTTGTGGGCGTTCAACGAAGAAGTGCTGGCGCGCGCGATTGCGGAAAGCGCGATTCCGGTGGTCAGCGGCGTGGGCCACGAAACCGATTTCACGATCGCCGACTTCGCCGCGGACGTGCGCGCGCCGACGCCCACCGGCGCCGCCGAACTCGTCAGTCCGCAGCGCGTGCTGCTGTTGCGCGAGTTGGATCACCGTCACGCAACGCTCGCGCGCGGCTTCGGTCGCATGATGGAGCGGCGCGCCCAACAGCTCGACTGGCTCGCGCGCCGACTGGTGTCGCCGGCCGAGCGCCTCGCGCGGCAACGCACGCATCTGCAGCAACTGAGCGTGCGGCTCGCGTCGGCGGGCGCGCGTCCAGTGCGTGACGCGCGAGCGCGGTTTTCGCTGCTGCAGATGCGCTGGCAGCGTTGGCGTCCGGACCTCGCCGGGCATCAGGCGAAACTCGGCAATCTTTCGCAACGTCTGGACGCCGCTTTGTTACGGCAGCATGAACGTCAGACTGCGCGCATCGACACGCTCGCCGCGCGCCTCGAAGTGCTGAGTCCGCAGCGTACGCTCGAGCGTGGTTATGCCGCGGTGCTCGATGCGCAGAGCGGGCGTGCGGTGCGCGCGCCGTCGTCGTTGAAGCCGGGACGGCGTCTCACAGTGCATCTCGCGGAAGGCGCCGCGGACATCGCACTGGCCGATGTGCAGCCGCGCCTGACCGACGGTTTCTGA
- the sodB gene encoding superoxide dismutase [Fe], which yields MEHTLPPLPFAKNALVPHMSEETLEYHYGKHHQTYVTNLNNLIKGTEFENLSLEEIVKKASGGVFNNAAQVWNHTFFWNSLSPQGGGAPTGALADAINAKWGSFDKFKEEFAKTAVGTFGSGWAWLVKKADGSLDLVSTSNAATPLTTDAKALLTIDVWEHAYYIDYRNARPKFVEAYWNIVNWAFASKNFA from the coding sequence ATGGAACATACGCTCCCGCCGCTGCCGTTCGCGAAAAACGCACTCGTTCCGCACATGTCGGAAGAGACGCTCGAGTATCACTACGGCAAGCATCACCAGACCTATGTGACCAACCTGAACAATCTGATCAAGGGTACCGAGTTCGAGAACCTGTCGCTCGAAGAGATCGTCAAGAAGGCATCGGGCGGCGTGTTCAACAACGCAGCTCAAGTGTGGAATCACACGTTCTTCTGGAACAGCCTGTCGCCGCAAGGTGGCGGTGCGCCGACCGGTGCGCTCGCTGACGCGATCAACGCCAAGTGGGGCTCGTTCGACAAGTTCAAGGAAGAGTTCGCCAAGACCGCGGTCGGCACGTTCGGTTCGGGCTGGGCATGGCTGGTGAAGAAGGCCGACGGTTCGCTCGACCTCGTGTCCACGAGCAATGCCGCTACGCCGCTGACCACCGACGCGAAAGCACTGCTGACGATCGACGTGTGGGAACACGCTTACTACATCGACTACCGCAATGCACGTCCGAAGTTCGTCGAAGCGTACTGGAACATCGTCAACTGGGCATTCGCGTCGAAGAACTTCGCGTGA
- a CDS encoding FMN-dependent NADH-azoreductase yields the protein MKLLHVDSSILGQGSVSRDLSADVVATFQARHPDLAVTRLDLAVTPIGHLTAAHLAAAQGAPVDEALKSDVAAGQVALDEFLAADIVVIGAPMYNLGVPSQLKAWIDRLSVAGKTFSYGEHGPVGLCGGKKLIIASSRGGVYREGSPAAFFDHQETYLKAAFGFLGITDIAFIRAEGVAMGPEARSGAIASAKKETAALAA from the coding sequence ATGAAACTGCTACACGTAGATTCCAGCATCCTCGGGCAAGGCTCCGTCAGTCGTGATCTGTCAGCGGACGTAGTCGCGACCTTCCAGGCGCGCCATCCCGACCTCGCGGTCACTCGTCTCGACCTTGCCGTCACACCGATCGGCCATCTGACGGCAGCACACCTCGCGGCCGCGCAAGGCGCTCCGGTCGACGAGGCATTAAAGTCCGACGTTGCCGCCGGCCAGGTTGCGCTCGACGAGTTTCTGGCCGCCGACATCGTGGTCATCGGCGCGCCGATGTACAACCTTGGCGTGCCCTCTCAACTGAAGGCCTGGATCGACCGCCTCTCTGTCGCCGGGAAGACGTTCAGCTACGGGGAGCACGGCCCGGTTGGACTATGCGGCGGCAAGAAGCTGATCATCGCCTCGTCGCGCGGCGGCGTTTATCGCGAGGGCTCGCCCGCAGCCTTCTTCGATCATCAGGAAACCTATCTGAAGGCGGCCTTCGGTTTTCTGGGCATCACGGATATCGCCTTCATTCGCGCGGAAGGTGTGGCGATGGGTCCGGAGGCGCGCAGTGGGGCCATTGCCTCGGCGAAGAAAGAGACCGCGGCACTCGCCGCGTGA
- a CDS encoding DHA2 family efflux MFS transporter permease subunit, producing MTHSIHGNKRWLALIVLCLGVLMIVLDTTIVNVALPSIAADLGFSETSLVWVVNAYMLTYGGCLLLGGRLGDLYGHRKLFLGGIALFTLASLACGMANSQILLICARAVQGLGGAVVSAVSLSLIMNLFTETGERAKAMGVYGFVCAGGGSIGVLLGGLLTNLLSWHWIFLVNLPIGIAVYAMCVALLPSARGHAHGERLDVAGAVTVTASLMLAVYAVVNGNEAGWTSAQTLGLLFAALALLAVFLVIEARVQHPLMPLGLFHLRNVATANVVGVLWTAAMFGWFFISALYLQRVLGYRPLQVGLAFLPASLIMAFFSLGLSARVVMRFGLRLPLAVGLLVAACGLALFARAPVNGNFLFDVLPGMILLGFGAGIAFNSVLLAAMSDVDPNDSGLASGIVNTSLMMGGALGLAVLASLAAARSDAMQASESAAAALNSGYHVAFLFGAIFAAAAGVLGGLLLRPGQPGGAGARPVADGYGVTTASTAPTTGNAAATEHY from the coding sequence ATGACTCATTCGATCCACGGCAACAAACGCTGGCTAGCGCTGATCGTTCTGTGCCTTGGCGTGCTCATGATCGTGCTCGATACGACGATCGTGAACGTTGCGCTGCCGTCCATCGCCGCGGACCTCGGCTTTAGCGAAACTTCGCTGGTGTGGGTGGTCAACGCGTACATGCTGACCTACGGCGGCTGTCTGCTGCTTGGCGGACGGCTGGGCGATCTATATGGCCACCGCAAGCTGTTCCTCGGTGGCATTGCGCTGTTCACGCTGGCGTCGCTCGCCTGCGGCATGGCCAACTCGCAAATCCTGCTGATTTGCGCGCGTGCGGTGCAGGGTTTGGGCGGCGCGGTCGTCTCCGCTGTTTCGCTGTCGCTGATCATGAATCTGTTCACCGAGACCGGCGAACGGGCCAAAGCAATGGGCGTGTACGGCTTTGTCTGCGCAGGGGGCGGCAGCATCGGCGTATTGCTCGGCGGTCTGCTGACCAACCTGCTGAGCTGGCACTGGATCTTTCTCGTCAACTTGCCCATTGGCATCGCCGTTTATGCGATGTGCGTCGCGCTCTTGCCGTCGGCCCGCGGTCATGCTCATGGCGAACGGCTCGACGTGGCCGGCGCCGTGACGGTAACGGCTTCGCTGATGCTCGCCGTGTACGCAGTCGTGAACGGCAATGAAGCGGGCTGGACCTCGGCGCAGACGCTGGGCCTGCTGTTCGCCGCGCTGGCGCTGCTGGCCGTGTTTCTCGTTATCGAAGCGCGCGTGCAGCATCCGTTGATGCCGCTCGGTCTGTTCCACTTGCGCAATGTCGCGACGGCCAATGTGGTCGGCGTGCTTTGGACGGCGGCGATGTTCGGGTGGTTCTTCATCTCAGCCTTGTATCTGCAGCGCGTGCTCGGCTACCGACCCTTGCAGGTCGGGCTCGCGTTCCTGCCTGCCAGTCTGATCATGGCGTTCTTTTCGCTGGGCCTGTCGGCGCGCGTGGTGATGCGGTTCGGGCTGCGCCTTCCGCTTGCCGTCGGGCTGCTCGTCGCGGCGTGTGGCCTCGCGCTGTTTGCACGGGCACCGGTGAACGGCAACTTCCTGTTCGACGTGCTGCCCGGCATGATCCTGCTCGGATTCGGCGCCGGCATCGCATTCAATTCCGTGCTGCTGGCTGCCATGAGCGACGTCGATCCGAACGATTCAGGCCTCGCGTCCGGTATCGTCAATACGTCGCTCATGATGGGAGGCGCACTCGGCCTCGCGGTGCTCGCCAGTCTCGCTGCCGCGCGCAGCGACGCAATGCAGGCTTCCGAAAGCGCCGCGGCGGCGCTCAATAGCGGCTATCACGTGGCGTTTCTGTTCGGTGCGATCTTCGCGGCGGCGGCGGGTGTGCTGGGAGGGTTGTTGTTGCGTCCTGGGCAGCCAGGTGGCGCCGGCGCGCGACCGGTTGCTGACGGTTACGGCGTAACGACGGCGAGCACCGCACCCACAACCGGCAACGCGGCAGCGACAGAACACTACTGA
- a CDS encoding YMGG-like glycine zipper-containing protein, which translates to MISSPKSIRVALPVAAVALALLGGCAVVPPSGPSIVALPRSGEPLNQFQQDDYNCRDYAYRSTNATGASQAATTNSVNSTALGTLGGAAVGALLGAAAGNAGAGAAIGAGSGLLVGGAAGANGAQYSAGSLQAQYDAAYAQCMTSKGNTISQPQMPVYAPQPVYVAPPPRYYGPPPVMYAPYPYY; encoded by the coding sequence ATGATCTCAAGTCCTAAATCGATACGCGTCGCGCTGCCTGTGGCAGCGGTCGCACTGGCGCTCCTCGGCGGCTGCGCGGTGGTGCCGCCGAGCGGTCCGTCCATCGTCGCGTTGCCGCGCAGCGGCGAGCCGCTCAATCAGTTCCAGCAGGACGACTACAACTGCCGCGACTACGCCTATCGCTCGACCAACGCGACCGGCGCCTCGCAGGCCGCGACCACGAATAGCGTCAATAGCACCGCTCTCGGCACGCTGGGCGGCGCCGCCGTCGGTGCACTCCTTGGCGCAGCCGCGGGCAATGCCGGCGCGGGTGCGGCGATTGGTGCAGGAAGCGGCCTGCTGGTCGGCGGCGCGGCCGGCGCGAACGGCGCACAGTATTCGGCGGGTAGCCTCCAGGCGCAGTACGACGCGGCGTACGCGCAGTGCATGACATCCAAGGGCAACACGATTTCGCAGCCGCAGATGCCGGTTTACGCACCGCAGCCGGTATATGTTGCGCCGCCGCCCCGTTATTACGGGCCACCGCCGGTAATGTATGCCCCCTATCCGTACTACTAA
- a CDS encoding pyrrolo-quinoline quinone, which translates to MRISQAGVETPGLGAWTRRATVATLIAVAACFVSCGGGSGGTSGVASGSSGGSGSGTPSGSDSGSGSGSTGTSGSGTGSAGAGTGSTGTGSTTGAGSTTGTGAGTGTETGTGTTGTGNTPVAVTAYATDVLMHHNDLGRTGQMLAETTLTPANVNSAGFGKLAFLAADGKVDGQPLFVTSLSIGGTAHDVVYVVTEHDSVYAYDATSFAQLWKVSLIGSGETPSDDHGCPDITPEIGITSTPVIDRNRGTNGVLYAVAMTKDSTGGYHHRLHALDLTTGAEVLGGPTEIAATYPGNGAGSVNGVINFNPTLHTERAALTLVGGNIYMGWTAHCMGGSYTGWLMAYSADTLKQTSVLNITPNGSQGSIWMAGSGMASDGTSLYVVDGNGTFGTTLNAQGFPVDGDFGDSMMKLSLGNLQVTDYFAMSDVVTQAATDNDFGSGGAMVLPDQTTAGGVVKHLAVAAGKDNHIYVVDRDSMGKFSPTANNIWQELIGTLAGGIWGSPAYYNGVVYYGGLNDNLKALPVSGAFLATTAASRSPTTFPYPGATPAVSANGASNGIVWAAENGTTGALHAYNAGNLAVELYNSNQAGARDQWGAGNKFITPMIARGKVYVGATNGVAVFGLR; encoded by the coding sequence ATGCGAATCTCGCAAGCTGGCGTTGAGACACCCGGACTCGGCGCGTGGACCCGTCGGGCCACGGTGGCGACGCTGATCGCCGTCGCCGCCTGTTTCGTGTCGTGCGGCGGCGGTTCGGGCGGCACGTCCGGCGTGGCGTCGGGGTCGTCGGGCGGAAGCGGTAGTGGTACGCCGAGCGGCTCGGATTCGGGTTCGGGTTCGGGCAGCACGGGAACCAGTGGCTCGGGGACCGGTAGTGCCGGTGCGGGCACTGGCAGCACTGGGACCGGCTCGACCACCGGCGCTGGCTCGACCACTGGCACTGGCGCCGGAACTGGAACCGAAACCGGAACCGGAACGACCGGCACGGGCAACACGCCGGTAGCGGTGACGGCCTACGCCACCGACGTCCTCATGCATCACAACGATCTCGGCCGCACCGGTCAGATGCTTGCCGAGACCACGCTCACGCCAGCGAACGTCAATTCGGCAGGCTTCGGCAAGCTTGCGTTTCTTGCCGCGGACGGCAAGGTCGACGGGCAACCGCTTTTCGTCACCAGTCTGTCAATCGGCGGCACGGCGCACGACGTGGTGTATGTGGTCACCGAACACGATAGCGTGTACGCCTACGACGCCACATCTTTCGCGCAACTGTGGAAAGTCTCGTTGATCGGCAGTGGCGAAACGCCCAGCGACGATCACGGATGCCCGGACATCACTCCTGAGATCGGCATTACGTCGACGCCGGTCATCGACCGCAACCGCGGCACAAACGGCGTGCTGTATGCCGTCGCGATGACGAAAGACAGTACTGGCGGCTACCATCACCGGCTGCATGCGCTCGATTTGACGACCGGCGCCGAAGTACTCGGCGGTCCGACGGAAATCGCGGCGACTTATCCGGGCAACGGCGCGGGCAGCGTCAATGGCGTGATCAACTTCAACCCGACGCTGCATACGGAGCGCGCGGCACTCACGCTGGTCGGCGGCAACATCTACATGGGCTGGACCGCGCACTGCATGGGGGGCTCGTACACCGGCTGGTTGATGGCCTATAGCGCTGACACGCTGAAACAGACGAGCGTGCTCAACATCACGCCGAACGGCAGTCAGGGCTCGATCTGGATGGCCGGCTCGGGTATGGCGTCGGACGGCACGTCGCTCTATGTCGTGGACGGCAACGGCACGTTCGGCACCACGCTGAATGCGCAGGGCTTCCCCGTCGACGGCGACTTCGGTGATTCGATGATGAAGCTCTCCTTGGGCAACCTGCAGGTCACCGACTATTTCGCGATGTCAGATGTGGTCACGCAAGCGGCCACCGACAACGATTTTGGCTCGGGCGGCGCCATGGTGTTGCCGGATCAGACCACGGCAGGCGGTGTCGTCAAGCATCTGGCGGTGGCGGCCGGCAAGGACAACCATATCTATGTCGTCGATCGCGACTCGATGGGTAAATTCAGCCCAACGGCCAACAACATCTGGCAGGAGTTGATCGGTACGCTGGCGGGCGGCATCTGGGGATCGCCGGCTTACTACAACGGCGTGGTCTATTACGGTGGGCTGAACGACAACCTGAAGGCGTTGCCGGTTTCGGGGGCGTTCCTCGCGACAACGGCTGCGTCGCGGAGCCCGACCACCTTTCCGTATCCGGGGGCGACGCCGGCCGTGTCGGCGAACGGCGCAAGCAACGGTATTGTATGGGCGGCGGAAAACGGCACGACCGGCGCTTTGCACGCGTACAACGCGGGTAATCTCGCCGTCGAGTTGTACAACAGCAACCAGGCCGGCGCGCGTGATCAATGGGGCGCGGGCAATAAATTCATCACGCCGATGATCGCGCGCGGCAAGGTATACGTCGGCGCCACCAATGGCGTGGCGGTGTTCGGGTTGCGGTGA
- a CDS encoding NYN domain-containing protein: MASSNETVSMALFCDFENVALGVRDAKYDKFDIKLVLERLLLKGSIVVKKAYCDWDRYKSFKGAMHEANFELIEIPHVRQSGKNSADIRLVVDALDLCYTKSHVNTFVIISGDSDFSPLVSKLRENAKQVIGVGVQQSTSDLLIANCDEFFFYDDLVRESQRTVAKRESSRPQQSAQPAAKRAPDEEKTRNKEDLEKRRTKAVEIAVQTFDALASERGDSGKIWASVLKNAIKRRKPDFNETYYGFRAFGNLLEEAHARGLLEFGRDEKSGAYVYRSTAANIAGDNTGEPVEVVESAEQLYEAQVAETVIAESGGKHESRRRGRGNRKAGRGQQEIVHEERTGIEHGGSAQAQTEDVHAHAPENTGFIFEAPEAPWAEPETVTAEEPAGSQSPADERDASGKQPKRRNERAPRKTAAKRAKKAAPRSIDDIPEIAAPAEPPAASATVEETPAPAKKAARKTAPRSRRPRKTAAKSDVE; this comes from the coding sequence ATGGCGTCATCCAACGAAACCGTCAGCATGGCGCTATTCTGCGACTTCGAAAACGTCGCGCTCGGCGTGCGCGACGCGAAGTACGACAAGTTCGATATCAAGCTGGTGCTCGAACGTCTGCTGCTCAAGGGCAGCATCGTCGTGAAGAAAGCGTATTGCGACTGGGACCGCTACAAGAGTTTCAAAGGCGCGATGCACGAGGCCAATTTCGAATTGATCGAGATTCCGCACGTGCGCCAATCGGGCAAGAATTCCGCCGACATCCGGCTCGTGGTCGACGCGCTCGACCTCTGCTACACGAAGTCGCACGTCAATACGTTCGTGATCATCAGTGGCGACTCGGATTTTTCGCCGCTAGTGTCGAAGCTGCGCGAGAACGCCAAGCAGGTCATTGGCGTCGGCGTGCAGCAATCCACGTCCGATCTGCTGATCGCGAACTGCGACGAGTTCTTTTTCTACGACGACCTCGTGCGTGAGAGTCAGCGCACCGTCGCCAAGCGCGAGTCGTCGCGCCCGCAACAGTCCGCCCAGCCGGCGGCCAAACGCGCGCCCGACGAGGAGAAGACGCGCAACAAGGAAGACCTCGAAAAACGACGCACCAAGGCGGTCGAGATCGCGGTGCAAACGTTCGACGCGCTCGCGTCCGAACGCGGCGATAGCGGCAAGATCTGGGCGTCGGTGTTGAAGAACGCGATCAAGCGTCGCAAGCCGGATTTCAACGAGACGTACTACGGTTTTCGCGCCTTCGGCAATCTGCTCGAAGAAGCTCATGCTCGCGGGCTGCTCGAATTTGGTCGCGATGAAAAGTCAGGCGCGTATGTGTATCGAAGCACGGCCGCGAATATAGCGGGCGACAACACGGGCGAGCCTGTCGAAGTTGTGGAGTCGGCTGAACAATTGTATGAGGCGCAGGTTGCCGAAACGGTGATTGCCGAGTCGGGCGGCAAACACGAGTCGCGCCGTCGGGGGCGAGGCAATCGTAAAGCAGGCCGCGGCCAGCAGGAGATCGTTCACGAGGAGCGTACTGGCATTGAGCACGGCGGCAGCGCTCAGGCTCAAACGGAAGACGTGCACGCGCACGCGCCGGAAAATACCGGGTTCATTTTTGAGGCGCCCGAAGCGCCTTGGGCGGAGCCGGAAACCGTGACGGCCGAAGAACCAGCTGGCTCGCAGAGCCCGGCAGACGAGCGGGATGCGAGCGGCAAGCAACCCAAGCGTCGCAATGAACGCGCGCCGCGCAAGACGGCTGCGAAGAGGGCAAAGAAAGCCGCGCCGCGAAGCATCGACGACATACCGGAGATCGCCGCACCTGCTGAACCGCCGGCCGCCTCTGCCACAGTGGAAGAAACGCCCGCGCCGGCAAAAAAGGCCGCACGCAAAACTGCGCCGCGCAGTCGTCGTCCGCGTAAGACGGCCGCGAAGAGCGACGTGGAGTAA